Proteins from a single region of Styela clava chromosome 1, kaStyClav1.hap1.2, whole genome shotgun sequence:
- the LOC120325382 gene encoding uncharacterized protein LOC120325382: MGETDEKPEVDVVKRRRHMSSVIHDSIVFEDDNSEDSDGENKIYSSEEVRSIIARSYILMTIGTVSIGLGGSLTVLGYYYDSIGSTIPGVVLFLWAIFCICAGCLKFRRSKKIKREGVMASVQRDGSVLNSIVLPSLSMHQSNGIYDSQPDMASDNAVTRSADSNTKDLPESPPPYAV; this comes from the exons ATGGGGGAAACTGACGAAAAACCTGAAGTTGATGTCGTTAAACGTCGTCGCCATATGTCGAGTGTTATTCACGATTCCATTGTTTTTGAGGACGACAATAGTGAGGACTCTGACGGCGAGAATAA AATCTACAGTTCTGAAGAGGTTCGATCTATCATTGCGCGGTCTTACATTTTGATGACAATTGGAACAGTATCGATTGGTTTAGGAGGATCTCTAACAGTTCTTGGATATTATTATGATAGCATTGGATCAACTATACCAGGAGTGGTTTTGTTTTTGTGGGCAATATTCTGTATATGCGCTGGATGTTTGAAATTTCGTCGTTCGAAGAAAATAAAACGTGAAGGAGTAATGGCTAGCGTACAAAGAGATGGGTCGGTTCTGAATTCGATTGTATTACCGAGTTTATCTATGCATCAGAGCAATGGGATCTACGATTCTCAACCTGATATGGCATCTGATAATGCAGTTACAAGATCGGCCGATTCAAATACGAAAGATTTGCCAGAAAGTCCCCCTCCATATGCAGTATAA